ATGCCAGGTTTGCCGCAGCCGGCTGGCTCCGTCGATCCGGGCGGCCTCGTACAGGTCCTCGTCGATGGTGGTGAGGGCGGCGAGGTAGAGGATCGTTCCCCAGCCGACGGTCTGCCAGACCTCGGACGAGACGTAGATGGTGCGGAACCATTCCGCCTGCTGGAGGAACGCCACGGGATCGCCGCCGACGATCCGGACCAGCTGATTGGCCGTGCCGTCGATCGAGGTCAACTGCATGACCATCGCCGCCACGATCACGATTGACAGGAAGTGCGGCAGGTACGACACCGACTGGACGAACCGCTTGAACCGGCGGGCGCGCACCTCGTTGAGCAGCAGCGCCAGCACGATCGGCAGCGGGAAGCAGAACAGCAGGGTCAGCGTCCCGAGCACCAGGGTGTTGGTGAAGACCTCCCAGAACGTCGGGTCGGTGAAGAACATCCGGAAGTACCGCAGCCCCACCCAGTACTCGCCGAAGATGCTGCCGCCCGGCTTGAAACGACGGAACGCGATGATGTTCCCGAGCATCGGCAGGTAGCGGAAGACCAGGAAGAACAGCAGCGGAAGGATGGCCAGGGAGTAGAGCTGCCAGTCCCGGCGCAGCGCCTGCCGCCAGCTGCGGCGGCGGCGCGGCGAGCGCGGGGCGGGGCTGGGAGCCGCCGCCGGAGACCGGGGCGGCGCCGGCGGCGGTGGCCGCAAGGTGGATGTCATCCTCGCCTCCTAGGCGGACTGCGGAACGGCCACGAGGGGCTCGACCCGCACCGACGTGAACAGCTCCCGGTGGTGGCCCAGCTCGCGCTCGACTCCGGTCAGCCGCAGCGCCAGGGCCGCCGCCACATCACCGCTGGACCGGCCGAACCGCAGCTCGACCTCGCCGGGCTCGACGATCCGCCGACCGGACAGCCCGATGAACGACGCCACGTCGGCCGGTACGCCGAACGTCACGTGCGCCACCTCGCCGGGCTCCAACGGCAGTCGGGTGTAGCCGACCAGGCGGACCACCGGGCGGGTGGTCTGCGCGACCGGATCGTGCAGGTAGAGCTGGACCACCTCGGTGCCGGCCCGGTCGCCGGTGTTGGCGACAGTGATCCGCACCCGCACCTCGCCGTCGGTCGGCCACGCCGCCGGCTTGTCGTGCGTGCCACCCGCCGGCTCGACAACCGTGGCGTCGGACCAGTCGAAGGTGGTGTAGCTCAGCCCGTGACCGAACGGGTAGGCCGGCGTCGGGTCGATCGAGGACACCTTGTTGCGCCGGCCGAGCGGGGGTGCCAGGTAGGTGCTCGGCAGTCCGCCGGCGTCCCGGGGCACACTCACCGGCAGTCGCCCGGACGGGTTGACCGCGCCGGTGAGCACCTCTGCGAGCGCCTGCCCGCCGAGCTGGCCGAGGAAGAACGCCTGCACGACGGCCGCCGCGGCGTCGAACTCCGGGCCGAGCGCGTAGGGGCGGCCGGTCATCAGCACCAGGACGACCGGGGTGCCGGTGGCGAGGACGGCACGGACCAGGTCGGCCTGCACACCGGGCAGTCGCAGGTCGGCGGCGTCGCACCCCTCGCCGGAGGTGCCCCGACCGAACATCCCCGCCCGGTCGCCGACGGCGAGCACGCACACGTCGGCGGCGGCAGCGGCGGCGACCGCGGCCGGGATGCCCGAGGTGTCCTCACCGGTGATGGTGCAGCCCTGCTCGTGGCTGAGCAGCGGGACGCGTCGGGCCAGCTCGTCGCGCAGCGAGGGGATGTCCAGGCCCAGCCCGAACTCGCTGTGGTGCACGCCGACGTGGTTGGGGAACGAGTAGCAGCCGAGCATGGCCATCGGGTCGTCGGCGACGGGGCCGACGAGGGCCACCCGGTTGCCCACGGGCAACGGGAGGACGCCGGTGTTGCGCAGCAGGACGACGGCCTCCCGGGCGAGGCGTACGGCGACGTCCTGGCTGGCCTCGTCGTCGAGACGCAGCGACGCCACGTCGTCGGGCAGTTCCTGCCAGCCCTCGTCGAGCAGACCGATCTCGATCTTCTGGATCAGCACCCGACGCAGCGCGCCGTCGATCAACGCCTCGTCGACCTCGCCACGGCGCACGGCCTCCACCAGCGGGTTGCCGAAGGTGTCCACTGTGGGCAGTTCGACGTCGATCCCGGCCCGCAGGGCGAGCCTTGCCGCGTCGGCGGGGCCGTCGGCGACACCGTGCAGGGTCTCCAGGAAGCGTACGGAGAAGTAGTCGGCGACCACGGTGCCGGTGAAGCCCCACTCGTCGCGCAACAGCCCGGTCAGCAGCCCGTGGTCGGCGGCCACGGGCAGGCCGTCGATCTCGGCGTAGGAGTTCATCACCGAGCGGGCGCCGCCCTGGCGCAGCGCCATCTCGAACGGCGGCAGGATGACGTCGGCCAACTCCCGGGGGCCCATCGGCACCGGCGCGAGGTTGCGTCCGCCACGGGAGGCGGAGTAACCGGCGAAGTGCTTCAGCGTGGCGACCACGCCGGCCCGCTCCAGGCCCCGCACGTACGCGGCACCGGTCGTCCCCACCAGGTAGGGATCCTCGCCGATCGTCTCCTCGGTGCGGCCCCAGCGGTAGTCGCGGGTGACGTCCAGGACCGGGGCGAGACCCTGGTGTACGCCGGCGGCGCGCATGGACCGTGCGATCCGGTCGGCCATCGCCTCGACCAGGTCGGGGTCGAAGGACGCGCCCCAGCTCAGCGGGGTCGGGTAGACGGTGGCCCGCCACGCGGCGAACCCGGTCAGGCATTCCTCGTGCACCTGCGCCGGGATGCCGAACCGACTGGCGGCCACGATCTGCGCCTGCGAGGCCGCCAGCGACCGGGCGCCGAGCACCGGGTCGACCGGCGCGGTGCCGAACGGGCGGGTGAGCTGGCCCAGCCCGTGCTGGATGACGGTGCTCCACTGCGGCAGCTCGCTGATCATGTCGGACTGGTGTGGCGCCACACCCTCACCGGTGGCCTCCGCGCCGACCCACAC
This portion of the Micromonospora zamorensis genome encodes:
- a CDS encoding ABC transporter permease; amino-acid sequence: MTSTLRPPPPAPPRSPAAAPSPAPRSPRRRRSWRQALRRDWQLYSLAILPLLFFLVFRYLPMLGNIIAFRRFKPGGSIFGEYWVGLRYFRMFFTDPTFWEVFTNTLVLGTLTLLFCFPLPIVLALLLNEVRARRFKRFVQSVSYLPHFLSIVIVAAMVMQLTSIDGTANQLVRIVGGDPVAFLQQAEWFRTIYVSSEVWQTVGWGTILYLAALTTIDEDLYEAARIDGASRLRQTWHVTLPGIRPTMVTLLILNIGSFMAVGFEKILLLYNPLTYPTADVISTYLFRMGFQSSNFSYAAAIGLFEAVIGLILVLSANLISRRTVGTSLW
- a CDS encoding glycoside hydrolase family 3 N-terminal domain-containing protein, with protein sequence MSSQLPGDSDTAPWRDPRLTPAERADALLPKMSLEEKIAQLVGVWVGAEATGEGVAPHQSDMISELPQWSTVIQHGLGQLTRPFGTAPVDPVLGARSLAASQAQIVAASRFGIPAQVHEECLTGFAAWRATVYPTPLSWGASFDPDLVEAMADRIARSMRAAGVHQGLAPVLDVTRDYRWGRTEETIGEDPYLVGTTGAAYVRGLERAGVVATLKHFAGYSASRGGRNLAPVPMGPRELADVILPPFEMALRQGGARSVMNSYAEIDGLPVAADHGLLTGLLRDEWGFTGTVVADYFSVRFLETLHGVADGPADAARLALRAGIDVELPTVDTFGNPLVEAVRRGEVDEALIDGALRRVLIQKIEIGLLDEGWQELPDDVASLRLDDEASQDVAVRLAREAVVLLRNTGVLPLPVGNRVALVGPVADDPMAMLGCYSFPNHVGVHHSEFGLGLDIPSLRDELARRVPLLSHEQGCTITGEDTSGIPAAVAAAAAADVCVLAVGDRAGMFGRGTSGEGCDAADLRLPGVQADLVRAVLATGTPVVLVLMTGRPYALGPEFDAAAAVVQAFFLGQLGGQALAEVLTGAVNPSGRLPVSVPRDAGGLPSTYLAPPLGRRNKVSSIDPTPAYPFGHGLSYTTFDWSDATVVEPAGGTHDKPAAWPTDGEVRVRITVANTGDRAGTEVVQLYLHDPVAQTTRPVVRLVGYTRLPLEPGEVAHVTFGVPADVASFIGLSGRRIVEPGEVELRFGRSSGDVAAALALRLTGVERELGHHRELFTSVRVEPLVAVPQSA